From one Nodosilinea sp. PGN35 genomic stretch:
- a CDS encoding spore photoproduct lyase family protein has product MRLKVLPLTTSLQSPSLPSSDLARLLNIQEIYYEPAALDYPRGQDMLAKYPDAQLIEVASHWNIPDLHGNEGSVEDWNRIKRTVLVLGVKKSLQARPNSRSSDFVAPSHANGCAMACAYCVVSGTLISTPKGPVPVEQIRDGDEVFAYDSSSAQLVVAVVSGTAERVVDEVLEIQVGDTVLRVTAEHPVMTRRGWVKAGDLTEDDEVLCDDDHIE; this is encoded by the coding sequence ATGAGGCTTAAGGTACTTCCTTTGACGACATCGCTGCAATCTCCCTCCCTCCCATCGAGTGACCTGGCTCGGCTACTGAACATTCAAGAGATTTACTACGAACCCGCTGCGCTGGATTACCCTCGCGGCCAGGACATGCTGGCTAAGTATCCCGACGCACAGCTGATTGAGGTTGCTTCCCATTGGAATATCCCAGACCTGCACGGCAATGAGGGCTCCGTAGAAGACTGGAATCGCATCAAGCGCACGGTGCTGGTGCTGGGAGTGAAGAAGTCGCTGCAAGCGCGCCCCAACAGCCGCAGCTCCGATTTCGTGGCCCCGTCCCATGCCAACGGGTGCGCGATGGCATGCGCCTACTGTGTGGTTTCCGGCACGCTAATTTCTACTCCGAAAGGCCCAGTACCCGTTGAGCAAATTCGGGATGGAGACGAAGTATTTGCCTACGATAGTTCTTCGGCACAGCTCGTAGTAGCTGTCGTTTCTGGAACGGCTGAACGGGTCGTTGACGAAGTGCTTGAAATTCAGGTTGGTGACACAGTACTTCGTGTAACGGCTGAGCACCCTGTAATGACTCGTAGAGGGTGGGTAAAAGCAGGAGATCTAACTGAAGACGATGAAGTTCTGTGTGATGATGACCACATAGAGTGA
- a CDS encoding polyphosphate kinase 2 family protein yields MDSKSFLAALNPDSMVVKPSHRVRLKDFDPGFTGDFKKKEAKALLQQGVEELARYQDMLYAQNTYALLLIFQAMDAAGKDSTIKHVMSGINPQGCQVYSFKQPSVEELDHDYLWRSFKALPERGNIGIFNRSYYEEVLVVRVRPELLAQQQLPLSTRGDHIWQQRFEEINNFEKYLVSNGIVVMKFFLNVSKEEQKNRFLDRIDRPEKNWKFSVADVKERGRWDDYMAAYEDMFSHTSTPWAPWHIIPADSKWFTRLAVASFIHQKLKSLNLAYPVLEDNHLERLREARVMLEREGE; encoded by the coding sequence ATGGACTCTAAATCGTTTCTTGCCGCCCTCAACCCAGACTCAATGGTGGTTAAGCCCAGCCACCGCGTCAGGCTCAAAGACTTTGACCCCGGCTTTACCGGCGATTTTAAGAAAAAAGAAGCCAAAGCCCTGCTTCAGCAAGGGGTTGAAGAACTGGCCCGCTACCAGGACATGCTCTACGCCCAAAATACCTACGCCCTGCTGCTGATTTTTCAAGCCATGGATGCGGCGGGCAAAGACAGCACCATCAAGCATGTTATGTCGGGCATTAACCCCCAGGGCTGTCAGGTGTATAGCTTTAAGCAGCCCTCCGTCGAAGAGCTGGATCACGACTACCTGTGGCGATCGTTTAAAGCTCTGCCCGAGCGCGGCAACATCGGCATTTTTAACCGCTCGTACTACGAAGAGGTGCTGGTGGTGCGGGTGCGGCCCGAACTGCTGGCTCAGCAGCAGCTACCCCTCAGCACCCGAGGCGACCACATCTGGCAGCAGCGCTTTGAAGAGATCAACAATTTCGAGAAGTACCTGGTCAGCAACGGCATCGTGGTGATGAAGTTCTTTCTCAATGTGTCAAAGGAAGAGCAGAAAAACCGCTTTCTAGACCGCATCGATCGCCCCGAAAAGAACTGGAAATTTTCCGTCGCCGATGTCAAAGAGCGGGGTCGCTGGGACGACTACATGGCCGCCTACGAGGATATGTTTAGCCACACCAGCACCCCCTGGGCACCCTGGCACATTATCCCCGCCGACAGCAAGTGGTTTACCCGCCTGGCCGTGGCCAGCTTCATCCACCAAAAGCTGAAATCCCTCAATCTGGCCTACCCCGTGCTGGAGGACAACCATCTAGAACGGCTGCGGGAGGCGAGGGTGATGTTGGAGAGGGAGGGGGAGTAG
- a CDS encoding DUF4058 family protein, which yields MDPYLEQPGLWALFHSRLIVALADAIEVVLKPEYYVEVESRTYLSETEGGLLIGISDAVVAAAPAKPAPSAEAHNSARVATQVCPQRVRLPMPEEITERYLEIREVRTGDVITAIEVLSPKNKQPGKGRLVYEETRAQVLSSLTNLVEIDLLRRGKPLTLLDGTNQQDYCILVSASDQRPTADLYSFTIRQPLPDIPIPLRSGDKPIVVPLQTIVAGVYERGRYHTRIDYTQPPSPPSLSEADQTWLRKLLREQANS from the coding sequence ATGGATCCGTATCTTGAGCAGCCTGGGTTGTGGGCATTGTTTCACAGTCGATTGATTGTGGCTCTGGCCGATGCGATCGAGGTTGTACTCAAGCCAGAGTATTACGTGGAGGTTGAGAGCCGAACATACCTCAGCGAAACTGAGGGTGGTCTGCTGATTGGCATTTCCGATGCGGTTGTCGCCGCTGCCCCCGCCAAGCCTGCGCCTTCAGCCGAAGCGCATAACAGCGCTCGGGTGGCAACGCAGGTTTGCCCCCAGCGAGTCAGGCTGCCCATGCCCGAAGAGATTACTGAGCGCTATCTTGAAATTCGCGAGGTCAGAACGGGTGACGTCATTACGGCTATAGAAGTGCTCTCACCCAAAAATAAACAACCTGGCAAGGGCCGTTTGGTCTACGAAGAAACGCGCGCTCAGGTGCTCAGCAGTTTGACCAACCTGGTCGAAATTGACCTGCTCCGCCGGGGAAAACCGCTGACGCTGCTAGACGGAACCAACCAGCAAGATTACTGCATCTTAGTCAGCGCCAGCGACCAACGCCCCACTGCCGACCTCTATTCATTCACCATACGGCAGCCGCTACCCGATATCCCCATCCCGCTCAGGTCAGGGGATAAGCCTATCGTGGTGCCGTTGCAGACCATTGTTGCCGGGGTCTACGAACGGGGCCGCTACCACACTCGCATCGACTACACTCAACCACCCTCACCTCCTTCACTCTCAGAGGCTGACCAAACCTGGCTACGAAAGTTACTAAGGGAGCAGGCCAATTCATAA
- a CDS encoding DUF4089 domain-containing protein: MTDYVDAIAKALDLPIPDEIKPGVVANVEHIWAIAQPVLTFPLPDTVESAATFEP; this comes from the coding sequence TTGACCGATTATGTTGATGCGATCGCCAAAGCCCTGGATCTCCCTATTCCCGATGAGATTAAGCCGGGGGTGGTGGCCAATGTGGAGCATATTTGGGCGATCGCCCAGCCCGTGCTCACCTTTCCGTTGCCGGATACGGTGGAAAGTGCTGCCACCTTTGAGCCATGA
- a CDS encoding 2'-5' RNA ligase family protein → MSTSLLLTLKLDQPTFERANQLRQQHFPPERNVVPAHIMLFHQLPGDQETAIAHTLSTLCAQTQPFPVALPSLQFFGNGVAIGVSAPELMQLHSTLATTWDEWLIPQDRQGYCPHITIQNKVKPETARQFYEDLNAQWQSLRGRGEGLLLWYYRRGPWELAREFCFAE, encoded by the coding sequence ATGAGTACTTCTCTGCTTTTGACGCTGAAATTAGATCAACCTACCTTTGAGCGAGCCAACCAGTTGCGCCAGCAGCACTTTCCCCCAGAGCGCAATGTGGTACCTGCCCACATCATGCTGTTTCATCAGCTGCCGGGCGACCAGGAAACGGCTATTGCCCACACCCTGAGCACCCTGTGCGCCCAGACTCAGCCTTTTCCTGTGGCCTTGCCGTCGCTCCAGTTCTTTGGCAACGGCGTCGCCATCGGCGTTAGCGCCCCGGAGCTGATGCAGCTACACAGCACCCTGGCCACCACCTGGGACGAATGGCTCATTCCCCAGGATCGCCAGGGCTACTGCCCCCACATCACCATTCAAAACAAAGTAAAGCCCGAAACGGCCCGCCAGTTCTACGAAGATCTAAACGCGCAGTGGCAATCTCTGAGGGGGCGGGGCGAGGGCCTGTTGCTGTGGTACTACCGCAGGGGGCCGTGGGAGTTGGCCAGGGAATTTTGCTTTGCCGAGTAG
- a CDS encoding 3-oxoacyl-[acyl-carrier-protein] synthase III C-terminal domain-containing protein encodes MSQTYITHLGKFLPGEPIDNDQMEAYLGLINGKPSRVKRRILASNGIRQRHYALDQQQQTTHLNHQMAAAAVRHALDNGDLDPAAVDLLCAATTWPDLLVPGFASMVHGELPEFAPLEATSHQGVCCAGVAALKYAATQVSQGQKRCAVAVASELASRLFKHTQFEAQPDIRAGKAVPFDTEFLRWMLSDGAGAMVLRNRPRAEGLSLRLDWIELVSHANAHPMCMYAGAEHAQGTQSWMDYPSVADAAAAGATHLRQNIRLLDQVVQLGVEGWLRLIEAGRIRPADIDWLLCHYSSHFFRSQIVELLEKANAMIPEERWFTNLYTRGNTGCASIYLMLEELFHSGKLQPGQTIFCFVPESGRFTTAYLKLTVVDGTVPLQPVSAAHPAAAMFESQGGALGPRPGTGLSPEDRELGVTDASAPPAGVDVHAELLRQLTLTWLEFERQLQSVPLIRQLNRGEFTLDSYRALLRNLRPQVVEGARWIARAASNMENFQVRSHFIGHAQAEHRDFQMLEHNYVAVGGSLADIVNAEQNLGSEALSAFIFHRASQLNPVDLIGSMFIVEGLGSRLARRWAEQIQQQLGLTRDQVSFLAYHSENDDSHTDKLNAIFQAEWITAEMAARIVKTAQVTARLYRLQLEEIVTD; translated from the coding sequence ATGTCACAGACCTATATCACCCACCTGGGCAAGTTTTTGCCGGGGGAGCCGATTGACAACGACCAGATGGAAGCCTACCTCGGCCTAATCAACGGCAAACCCTCCAGGGTTAAGCGCCGAATTTTAGCCAGCAACGGCATCCGTCAGCGCCACTATGCCCTCGACCAGCAGCAGCAAACCACCCATCTCAACCACCAAATGGCAGCGGCAGCGGTGCGGCATGCCCTGGATAACGGCGATCTCGATCCGGCAGCGGTGGATTTGCTCTGCGCCGCCACCACCTGGCCCGACCTGCTCGTTCCGGGCTTTGCCAGTATGGTGCATGGAGAACTGCCCGAGTTTGCGCCCCTGGAAGCCACCAGCCATCAAGGGGTGTGCTGTGCCGGGGTGGCGGCGTTGAAGTATGCCGCAACTCAGGTCAGCCAGGGCCAGAAGCGCTGCGCCGTGGCGGTGGCGTCAGAGCTGGCTTCGCGCCTGTTTAAGCACACCCAGTTTGAGGCCCAGCCCGATATCCGAGCGGGCAAGGCCGTCCCCTTTGACACGGAGTTTTTGCGCTGGATGCTGTCGGATGGGGCCGGGGCCATGGTGTTGCGCAATCGCCCCAGGGCCGAAGGCCTCAGCCTGCGGCTGGACTGGATTGAGCTGGTATCCCACGCCAATGCCCATCCGATGTGTATGTATGCCGGGGCAGAGCACGCCCAGGGAACTCAAAGCTGGATGGACTACCCCAGCGTGGCCGATGCGGCAGCGGCGGGGGCGACCCACCTGCGGCAAAATATTCGGCTGCTAGACCAGGTGGTACAGCTGGGGGTAGAAGGCTGGCTGCGGCTGATTGAAGCAGGCCGAATTCGCCCGGCAGACATTGACTGGCTGCTGTGCCACTACTCCTCTCACTTTTTTCGCAGTCAGATTGTCGAGCTGCTGGAAAAAGCCAACGCCATGATTCCCGAAGAGCGCTGGTTTACGAACCTCTACACCAGGGGCAATACCGGCTGCGCCTCAATTTATCTAATGCTGGAAGAACTGTTCCACAGCGGCAAGCTTCAGCCGGGACAGACGATCTTTTGCTTCGTGCCCGAGAGCGGCCGCTTTACCACGGCCTATCTCAAGCTCACGGTGGTGGATGGAACGGTACCGTTGCAACCAGTTTCAGCGGCTCACCCAGCGGCGGCGATGTTTGAGTCGCAAGGGGGTGCCCTTGGCCCGCGGCCTGGGACGGGGCTAAGCCCGGAGGATAGGGAGTTGGGGGTGACTGACGCGTCAGCTCCCCCGGCTGGGGTGGATGTGCACGCTGAACTGCTCCGACAGCTAACGCTGACTTGGCTGGAGTTTGAGCGTCAGCTCCAGTCAGTTCCACTAATTCGTCAGCTGAATCGCGGCGAGTTTACCCTCGACAGCTACCGGGCGCTGCTGCGGAATTTGCGGCCTCAGGTGGTGGAGGGGGCGCGCTGGATTGCGCGGGCGGCGTCGAATATGGAGAACTTTCAGGTGCGATCGCACTTTATTGGCCATGCCCAGGCAGAACACCGAGATTTTCAAATGCTGGAGCACAACTACGTGGCGGTGGGGGGTAGCTTAGCCGATATCGTCAACGCTGAGCAAAACCTGGGCAGCGAGGCCCTGTCTGCTTTCATTTTCCACCGGGCGTCTCAGCTAAACCCAGTAGATTTAATCGGCAGCATGTTCATTGTTGAGGGGTTGGGCAGTCGCCTGGCGAGACGGTGGGCGGAGCAAATTCAGCAGCAGCTGGGGCTAACCAGGGATCAGGTTTCTTTTTTGGCCTACCACAGCGAAAACGATGACAGCCATACCGATAAGCTCAACGCGATTTTTCAGGCGGAGTGGATTACGGCGGAGATGGCGGCCCGAATTGTTAAAACGGCTCAGGTGACGGCGCGGCTATATCGGCTTCAGCTAGAAGAGATTGTGACTGACTAA
- a CDS encoding RusA family crossover junction endodeoxyribonuclease — MSQQTRRRERLRAWQSVVRQEAEKYWASGQSAVTGLVMLQVTYFYDSVAIDVDNIVKPIQDAIIGLAYIDDDQVTDVLVRKRNLSGNFKVENMTSILAEGFSRGNEFLHVVVIDAPDQEVLI, encoded by the coding sequence GTGTCACAACAGACCCGTAGGCGTGAACGTCTTAGAGCCTGGCAAAGTGTAGTACGTCAAGAAGCGGAAAAATATTGGGCATCGGGGCAAAGTGCTGTCACAGGTCTAGTTATGTTGCAAGTAACCTATTTCTACGATTCTGTTGCAATAGACGTGGACAATATCGTCAAGCCCATTCAGGATGCCATAATTGGATTAGCGTATATTGATGATGATCAAGTAACGGATGTTCTTGTCAGGAAGCGAAATTTGTCGGGCAACTTTAAAGTCGAGAATATGACCTCAATCCTAGCAGAGGGCTTTTCTCGAGGAAACGAATTTTTGCACGTTGTCGTAATTGATGCTCCTGACCAAGAGGTACTGATCTGA
- a CDS encoding dynamin family protein encodes MASQIINAKLHAYRDDLDRLLERVQALANDINNPNLQRTTHNLRRNINEPFLFVVVGEVKAGKSSFVNALLDAEVCATDIEPCTDSIQQIVYAEQEFVEQVEPSLRKIGRPIPILQDISIVDTPGTNTVIAEHQIITERYIPNSDLTFFVLFAKNPYQKSAWDFLDFVSAEWRKKVVFILQQADLLRPADLATNVERVKEYAYQKQIKAPIIFPTSAALEQEGDAANSGFEPVRQYIQAMVSSGESYRIKLRSVSQTTQQIIDLLNSDVEGLNRQLASDRATAQSIRSKIDAGRARSRYEINTLADRLAARYEVISARIKRDFRQSLTVPMVVRRSFVGLFNQDASMQAWIDDFQERCARDLRESLEEVSSEGAQHFVDGIRQLFDGLNQDLDSVKTHRLESSHISLKVLERRQEVIDSVRAKVNNLMADHGLGDMLATQAGDLANEIVGGAVMAVAGTILHIIEFAVAEAILSAIGIAFAGVGVVVLAIGILWQRNRIIAKFENALDSEKNRFQEEVASRLNEKLGIIYEEVERIFTQFYDYVEREEAAVQPVIDQYTAIKQEAEGLFSSNVLGSNKLPNK; translated from the coding sequence GTGGCCAGCCAAATCATCAACGCAAAGCTCCACGCCTATCGTGACGACCTCGATCGCCTGTTAGAGCGGGTGCAAGCCCTGGCCAATGACATCAACAACCCCAACCTACAGCGCACCACCCACAACCTGCGCCGCAACATCAACGAGCCGTTTTTGTTTGTGGTGGTGGGCGAGGTGAAGGCGGGCAAGAGCAGCTTTGTCAACGCCCTGCTCGATGCTGAGGTATGCGCTACCGACATTGAGCCCTGCACCGACTCGATTCAGCAGATTGTCTACGCCGAGCAGGAGTTTGTTGAACAGGTAGAGCCGAGCCTGCGCAAGATTGGTCGCCCCATCCCAATTCTGCAAGATATCTCAATTGTGGATACGCCGGGCACCAACACGGTGATTGCCGAGCACCAGATCATCACCGAGCGCTACATTCCCAACAGCGATCTGACGTTTTTTGTGCTGTTCGCTAAGAACCCGTACCAAAAGAGCGCCTGGGATTTTCTCGATTTTGTCAGTGCCGAGTGGCGCAAGAAGGTGGTGTTTATTTTGCAGCAGGCTGATCTGCTGCGCCCCGCCGACCTGGCCACCAACGTGGAGCGGGTGAAGGAATACGCCTACCAGAAGCAGATTAAAGCGCCGATCATCTTCCCGACCTCGGCGGCGCTGGAGCAGGAGGGCGATGCGGCGAATAGCGGCTTTGAGCCAGTGCGGCAGTACATTCAGGCGATGGTGTCGTCGGGGGAGAGCTACAGAATTAAGCTGCGATCGGTGAGCCAGACCACCCAGCAAATTATTGACCTGCTGAATAGCGATGTGGAGGGGCTGAACCGGCAGCTGGCTAGCGATCGCGCCACCGCCCAGAGCATTCGCAGCAAAATTGACGCGGGCAGGGCGCGATCGCGCTACGAGATCAACACCCTGGCCGATCGCCTGGCGGCCCGCTACGAGGTAATTTCGGCCCGCATCAAGCGCGACTTTCGCCAGAGTTTGACGGTGCCCATGGTGGTGCGGCGATCGTTCGTCGGCCTGTTCAACCAGGATGCTTCCATGCAGGCCTGGATTGACGACTTTCAGGAGCGCTGCGCCCGCGATCTGCGCGAATCGTTAGAAGAGGTGTCGAGCGAGGGGGCACAGCACTTTGTCGATGGCATTCGCCAGCTGTTCGACGGGCTCAACCAAGATCTCGACAGTGTTAAGACCCATCGTCTGGAGAGCAGCCACATTTCGCTCAAGGTGCTGGAGCGCCGCCAGGAGGTGATCGACAGCGTGCGGGCCAAGGTGAATAACCTGATGGCCGACCACGGCCTGGGGGATATGCTGGCCACCCAGGCGGGCGACCTGGCCAACGAGATCGTCGGCGGCGCAGTGATGGCGGTGGCGGGCACCATTTTGCACATCATTGAGTTTGCGGTGGCCGAGGCGATCTTGAGCGCGATCGGCATTGCCTTCGCCGGGGTGGGGGTGGTAGTGCTGGCGATCGGTATTTTGTGGCAGCGCAATCGCATCATCGCCAAGTTTGAAAACGCCCTCGACAGCGAAAAAAACCGCTTTCAAGAAGAAGTAGCCAGCCGCCTCAACGAAAAGCTGGGGATTATCTACGAAGAGGTGGAGCGCATTTTCACCCAGTTTTATGACTACGTGGAGCGCGAAGAGGCGGCGGTGCAGCCGGTAATTGACCAGTACACCGCGATTAAGCAAGAGGCGGAGGGGCTGTTTAGCTCAAATGTGTTGGGGAGCAATAAGCTCCCCAACAAGTGA
- a CDS encoding AtzE family amidohydrolase, with product MTQPPDALALAAAVNAGKLSAETVVNAALADIATRNPALNCFTEVTAERARSQAQAIDNAIAAGQDPGPLAGVPFAVKNLFDIEGITTIAGAKLNQGNPPAVQDATAIARLQQAGAVLVGALNMDEYAYGFVTINAHFGTTPNPHDPTRMAGGSSGGSAAAVAAGLVPFSLGSDTNGSIRVPAALCGVYGLKPTYGRLSRAGAFLFSSSLDHVGPMARSLADLATVYDLMQGPDPADPVCTQRPPDAVAPVLTQGIEGLRIAQLGGHFARGMEPFVRDVLAEVLQALEVSDVVEFPETHRARAAAYIITACEGSQLHLERLRHSPMEFDPATRDRFLAGAMIPAAWYVQAQRLRRWYRDRVRDLFQHYDVLIAPTTPCVAPPLDQTTLEIDGTTYPLRPHLGFYTQPLSFIGLPVLSVPIHRPGHLPVGIQLIAAPYQEAKVFRVAAGLAGRGVGVRSGGEF from the coding sequence ATGACCCAACCGCCCGACGCCCTGGCTCTAGCGGCTGCCGTTAACGCCGGAAAACTATCTGCCGAGACGGTGGTGAATGCCGCTCTGGCCGATATCGCTACTCGCAACCCAGCGCTCAACTGCTTTACTGAGGTGACGGCGGAACGGGCGCGATCGCAGGCCCAGGCCATCGACAATGCGATCGCCGCAGGCCAAGATCCTGGCCCCCTGGCAGGCGTCCCCTTTGCCGTCAAAAACCTGTTCGACATCGAGGGCATTACCACGATCGCGGGGGCCAAGCTGAATCAGGGCAATCCCCCAGCGGTGCAGGATGCCACGGCGATCGCCCGCCTACAGCAGGCCGGGGCGGTGCTGGTCGGCGCACTGAATATGGACGAGTACGCCTACGGCTTTGTCACCATCAACGCCCACTTTGGCACCACGCCCAACCCCCACGACCCCACGCGGATGGCGGGCGGCTCCTCGGGCGGGTCGGCGGCGGCGGTGGCGGCGGGGCTGGTGCCCTTTAGCCTGGGCTCAGACACCAATGGCTCAATTCGGGTGCCCGCTGCGCTGTGCGGCGTCTATGGGCTGAAACCCACCTACGGGCGGCTGTCGCGGGCCGGGGCGTTTTTGTTTTCCAGCAGTTTAGACCACGTGGGGCCAATGGCGCGATCGCTCGCCGACCTCGCCACCGTCTACGACCTCATGCAGGGGCCAGACCCAGCCGACCCCGTCTGTACCCAACGGCCCCCAGATGCCGTCGCCCCCGTGCTCACCCAGGGCATCGAAGGACTGCGGATCGCCCAACTCGGCGGGCATTTTGCGCGGGGGATGGAGCCTTTCGTGCGGGACGTGCTGGCTGAGGTGCTCCAGGCCCTGGAGGTCTCGGACGTGGTGGAATTTCCTGAAACCCACCGGGCCAGAGCCGCCGCCTACATCATCACCGCCTGCGAGGGCAGCCAGCTGCACCTGGAGCGCCTGCGCCACAGCCCGATGGAGTTTGACCCGGCCACCCGCGATCGCTTTCTGGCTGGAGCGATGATTCCTGCCGCCTGGTACGTGCAGGCGCAGCGGTTGAGAAGGTGGTACCGCGATCGCGTCCGCGACCTCTTCCAGCACTACGATGTGCTGATCGCCCCCACCACCCCCTGCGTGGCCCCACCCCTCGACCAAACCACCCTGGAGATCGACGGCACCACCTACCCCCTGCGCCCCCACCTGGGCTTCTACACCCAGCCACTTTCGTTTATTGGGTTGCCCGTGCTATCGGTGCCTATCCACCGCCCCGGCCACCTCCCCGTGGGGATTCAGCTGATCGCCGCACCGTACCAGGAGGCGAAGGTGTTTCGGGTGGCGGCAGGGTTGGCGGGTAGGGGGGTAGGGGTAAGGAGTGGGGGAGAGTTTTGA